Proteins from a genomic interval of Pseudomonas asplenii:
- a CDS encoding dihydrodipicolinate synthase family protein translates to MSKRINWSGVFPAVTTQFNDDFSINLEKTHQVISNVIRDGVSGLVVCGSVGENTSLSAEEKIAVTEVAVDASKGRVPVICGVAEFTSVQAAKVANAVRKVGVDGVMLMPALVYGSKPFETAEHYRYVARHADVPLMVYNNPPIYKNDVTPDILISLADCDNVVCFKDSSGDTRRFIDVRNEVGDRFVLFAGLDDVVLESIAVGAEGWVSGMSNVFPKEGETIFRLAKAGRFAEAMPIYEWLMPILHLDARADLVQCIKLCEAIAGRGSELTRPPRLALPEADRVFVEQIMAKALANRPTLPDVGL, encoded by the coding sequence ATGAGCAAACGTATCAACTGGAGTGGCGTCTTCCCTGCGGTCACCACCCAATTCAACGACGACTTTTCCATCAACCTGGAAAAGACCCACCAGGTGATCTCCAACGTGATCCGCGACGGTGTCTCGGGCCTGGTGGTGTGTGGTTCGGTGGGCGAAAACACCTCGCTGAGCGCCGAGGAAAAGATTGCCGTCACCGAGGTCGCGGTGGATGCCTCCAAGGGCCGGGTGCCGGTGATCTGCGGCGTTGCCGAATTCACCAGCGTACAGGCGGCCAAGGTTGCCAATGCGGTGCGCAAGGTCGGCGTCGACGGGGTCATGCTGATGCCGGCGCTAGTCTATGGCTCCAAGCCATTCGAGACGGCCGAGCACTACCGCTATGTGGCCAGGCACGCCGATGTGCCGCTGATGGTCTACAACAATCCACCGATCTACAAGAACGACGTAACCCCGGATATCCTGATTTCCCTGGCCGACTGCGACAACGTGGTGTGCTTCAAGGATTCGTCGGGCGATACCCGGCGCTTTATCGATGTACGCAATGAAGTCGGCGATCGTTTCGTGCTGTTCGCCGGCCTTGATGACGTGGTGCTCGAAAGTATCGCGGTCGGCGCCGAGGGTTGGGTGTCGGGAATGTCCAACGTGTTCCCCAAGGAGGGCGAGACCATCTTCCGCCTGGCCAAGGCCGGACGTTTCGCCGAAGCAATGCCCATCTATGAGTGGCTGATGCCGATCCTGCACCTGGACGCGCGAGCGGATCTGGTGCAGTGCATCAAGCTGTGCGAAGCCATCGCCGGCCGTGGCAGCGAACTGACCCGCCCGCCTCGCCTGGCGTTGCCGGAAGCGGATCGGGTGTTCGTCGAACAGATCATGGCCAAGGCCCTTGCCAACCGGCCGACGTTGCCGGATGTGGGGCTCTGA